CCGCACGTCCCGCCCGAGCCCGGCCGTCCCTCCTCGTGAGGGGTGGGTGGTCGCGCATGCGCGGGGAGTCGGCGGCCGACGGGCACCAGGCACGTCCGGCCACGTCACCGCCCGGTCGCCACCGGTGCGAGAGCGTGGAACGGCAGTTCAGGACAAGAGTTAGCGGAGGACATGGCGAAGAAGGACGGTGTCATCGAGATCGAGGGCAGCGTGATCGAGGCTCTGCCGAACGCGATGTTCCGCGTGGAGCTGACCAACGGTCACAAGGTGCTCGCCCACATCTCGGGCAAGATGCGCCAGCACTACATCCGGATCCTCCCGGAGGACCGGGTGGTGGTCGAGCTGAGCCCGTACGACCTGTCCCGCGGGCGCATCGTCTACCGCTACAAGTAACCGACCGAACGAGCATCGCCGTCGGCCGTGCCCGCCACGCACCCGCGTGGAGGGACCGGCGCACCGGCGGCGGAGGAACAGGCCATGAAGGTCAAGCCCAGCGTCAAGAAGATCTGCGACAAGTGCAAGGTGATCCGCCGGCACGGTCGCGTCCAGGTGATCTGCGAGAACCTGCGCCACAAGCAGCGCCAGGGCTGATGCCCTGACGCCCGGCGCACGCCGAGCAGCACCACCCGCCGGACCCGTCCGGCACCAGCGCACCGCCGCACCGCCCGCAGCCCCCGCGAGGGGAACCGGGCGGTGAACCCCTGGCTCGGAGGCCGGGGCCCGCAGCCACGCGGGAGGACGGTGCGGCAGACCTCCGAGTGAAGTACAGGAGCCGGAAGGCACATGGCACGTCTTGTCGGCGTCGACCTCCCCCGCGAGAAGCGGCTCGAGATCGCGCTCACCTACATCTACGGGGTCGGCCGGACCCGCGCGCAGCAGACGCTGGCGGCGACCGGTATCAGCCCTGACGTCCGCGTCAAGGACCTCGACGACGCCCAGCTCGTCACCCTCCGCGACTACCTCGAGGGCAACTTCAAGCTCGAGGGTGACCTGCGCCGCGAGGTCGCCGCGGACATCCGCCGCAAGGTCGAGATCGGCAGCTACGAGGGTCTGCGTCACCGCCGCGGGCTCCCGGTGCGTGGTCAGCGCACCAAGACCAACGCGCGTACCCGCAAGGGCCCGAAGCGCACCGTCGCCGGCAAGAAGAAGGCCGGCCGGAAGTAACGCCCGCGCGGCCCGCCGGGCCTGTCGCACGACAGCAGCCCGCGCCGCGTCGGAGCACCGACTCACCGACCCGCAGCGAGAGAGAACGAGCGAATGCCTCCCAAGACCCGCAGTGCCGTGCGCAAGCCGCGCCGCAAGGAGAAGAAGAACGTCTCCCACGGCCAGGCGCACATCAAGAGCACCTTCAACAACACCATCGTCTCCATCACCGACCCGTCCGGCGCGGTGATCTCCTGGGCCTCCGGCGGCGACGTCGGCTTCAAGGGCTCGCGCAAGTCGACGCCGTACGCCGCGGGCATGGCCGCCGAGGCCGCCGCGCGCAAGGCGCAGGAGCACGGCATGAAGAAGGTCGACGTCTTCGTCAAGGGCCCCGGCTCGGGCCGCGAGACCGCGATCCGGTCCCTGCAGTCCGCCGGCCTCGAGGTCGGCTCGATCCAGGACGTGACGCCGCAGGCGCACAACGGCTGCCGCCCGCCGAAGCGCCGCCGCGTCTGATCCGTCGCCGGTCCGCCGCGGGCGGGGTGCAGACCCCGTCCGCGGCGGCGCCGGCCGGTCGCGCGGGTGGACCGAGACCCCCGCGGCCCTGCGTACCTGCGGTGCGTCATATGGCGGACGCACGCTGAGAGGAACCCAGAAGTGCTCATCGCACAGCGCCCCACCCTGACCGAAGAGGTCATCTCGGAGTACCGCTCGCGGTTCTCCATCGAGCCGCTCGAGCCGGGCTTCGGCTACACGCTCGGCAACTCCCTGCGCCGCACGCTGCTGTCGTCCATCCCGGGCGCCGCGGTGACGAGCATCCGGATCGACGGCGTGCTGCACGAGTTCAGCACCGTCCCGGGCGTCAAGGAGGATGTCACCGAGATCATCCTCAACATCAAGAACCTCGTCGTGTCCTCCGAGAACGACGAGCCGGTCGTGATGTACCTGCGCAAGCAGGGTGCCGGTGAGGTCACCGCGGCGGACATCGTCCCGCCGGCGGGTGTCGAGGTGCACAACCCCGACCTGCACCTGGCCACGCTGAACGAGAAGGGCAAGCTCGAGATCGAGCTGACCGTCGAGCGCGGTCGCGGCTACGTGTCGGCGAACCAGAACAAGTCGTACGAGGCGGAGATCGGCCGGATCCCGGTCGACTCGATCTACTCGCCGGTCCTCAAGGTGACCTACAAGGTCGAGGCCACGCGTGTCGAGCAGCGCACCGACTTCGACAAGCTCGTCGTGGACGTCGAGACCAAGCCGGCGATCTCGCCGCGGGACGCGCTGGCCTCGGCCGGCAAGACCCTGGTCGAGCTGTTCGGCCTCGCCCGCGAGCTGAACGTCGAGGCCGAGGGCATCGAGATCGGCCCGTCGCCGACGGACGCGGCGCTGGCCGCGGACCTGGCGCTGCCGATCGAGGACCTGCAGCTGACCATCCGGTCGTACAACTGCCTCAAGCGCGAGGGCATCCACACGGTGGGCGAGCTCGTGGCGCGGTCGGAGGCCGACCTGCTCGACATCCGCAACTTCGGTGCGAAGTCGATCACCGAGGTCAAGGAGAAGCTGGCCGAGCTGAACCTGTCCCTCAAGGACAGCCCGCTCGACTTCGACCCGAGCGCCGCCGCGTACTACGACGGCGACGAGGGCGACTTCACCGAGGACGAGCAGTACTGACGCCGGGGAGGCGGCGTCCCGCTGACGGGCGCCGCCGGCCCATCACCAGAACCAAGGAGTAAAGACCATGCCCACGCCCACCAAGGGTCCCCGGCTCGGTGGCGGCCCGGCGCACGAGCGGCTGATCCTGGCCAACCTGGCCACGTCGCTGTTCGAGCACAAGCGCATCACGACCACCGAGGCCAAGGCCAAGCGCCTGCGCCCGCTGGCCGAGCGCCTCGTCACCTTCGCGAAGCGCGGCGACCTGCACGCCCGCCGGCGCGTCATGACCGTCGTCAAGGACAAGTCGGTCGTGCACGAGCTGTTCGTGGAGATCGCCCCGCAGATGGCCGAGCGCCAGGGCGGCTACACGCGCATCACGAAGATCGGCCCCCGCAAGGGCGACAACGCCCCCATGGCCGTGATCGAGCTCGTGCTGGAGCCCGTCTCGCCGAAGCAGGCCGTCGTCCGCGAGGCCACGAAGGCCGCCGCGAAGGCCGCGCCGAAGGCGGAGGAGCCGAAGGCCGAGGAGACCGTCGAGGACACCACCGAGGCTCCGGCCGAGGAGGTCACCGAGGCTCCCGCCGAGGAGACGACGGACGAGGCCGACAAGGCCTGACCGTCCGGTCCGCCGACAGGGCCCGGGTTGCGAGCGCACCGCTCGCGACCCGGGCCCTGTCGCGTGCGGGCACGGGTCGCCGGCGTGGCGCCGCCGTGCGCGGGGAGGTCGGCGCGCGCCGGTACCGTCGGGTGCCATGACGGTCCCCGTGGTGCTGGTGCACGGCCTGCGCACGTCGCGCACCATGTGGCGGGTGCAGGTCGAGGCGCTGCAGGCGTACGGCTGCCCGGTGGTCGCGGTGGACCTGCCGGGGCACGGGACGCGCCGGGGCGAGGCGTTCACGCTCGACGGCGCGGTGCAGACCGTCGCGGACGCGGTGGACGGGCTGGGCGGGCGCGCGCTGGTGGTGGGGCTGTCGCTCGGCGGCTACACGGCGATCGCGCACGCGGCGCGGCACCCCGGCCAGGTGGCGGGCCTCGTCGCGGCGGCGTGCTCGACCCGGCCGCTGGTGGCGCTGGTGGGCGCGTGGGCGCTGCTCGCCCGGGGCATCGCGCGGCTGCCCGACGCGGGCGAGGGGCTGAACCAGGGCCTGGTGAGCCGGGTGCTGCCGGTGGAGGCCGCCCGGGACGCCGCGGCGGGCGGGTTCGCGCTGGAGGTCATGGACGACGTGCTGCGCGAGATGCGCGCGGCGACGCCGGTGGCGGACCTGGCGCGCGTCGAGGCGCCCGTGTGGCTGGTGAACGGGCGGTTCGACCACTTCCGCGGGGAGGAGCGGCGGTTCCTGCGGGCGTGCCGCGAGGGGCGGCTGGTGGTGATCCCCGGCGCGACGCACCTGGTGTCGCTGACGGCGCCGGTGCCGTTCACGCGCGCGGTCCTGGACGCGGTCGACGTCGTGGCGGCGCGCGGGTCGGGGAGCGCGGCCGCGCCGCTGTGACGTGCGCCGGGCACGGGTGCCGCGGACCGGGGCACCCCCGGGGCGTCCCGTGTTCCCGGCGTGTAAACCGTGCGTGAAACGTCTGTTGCCCCTGTTCCCCCGGGGGCCGGCCTTCCCTAGCGTCTCCACTTGACCGGACAACCGGTCATCCGGAGGACGCGGAGGAGACGGCCATGCACCTCGACCTGGACCACGCGCGGGGAGGTGCCCCGCTCTACCTCCAGCTCGCGAACGCGCTGGGGGACGTCATCGTCCGGGAGCGCCTGCGCCCCGGCGACCAGCTCCCGAGCGAGACCGTGCTCGCCGCCGACAACCGGCTGTCCCGGGCCACCGTCATCAAGGCGTACGACCTGCTGGTCGAGCGCGGCCAGGTGGTGCGCCGGCAGGGCAAGGGCACGTTCGTCACGCCCCGCCCGATGGCCCGCCACCTGCCGGAGCTCACGAGCTTCTCCGAGCACG
This is a stretch of genomic DNA from Cellulomonas sp. ES6. It encodes these proteins:
- the infA gene encoding translation initiation factor IF-1 encodes the protein MAKKDGVIEIEGSVIEALPNAMFRVELTNGHKVLAHISGKMRQHYIRILPEDRVVVELSPYDLSRGRIVYRYK
- the rpmJ gene encoding 50S ribosomal protein L36 codes for the protein MKVKPSVKKICDKCKVIRRHGRVQVICENLRHKQRQG
- the rpsM gene encoding 30S ribosomal protein S13, with product MARLVGVDLPREKRLEIALTYIYGVGRTRAQQTLAATGISPDVRVKDLDDAQLVTLRDYLEGNFKLEGDLRREVAADIRRKVEIGSYEGLRHRRGLPVRGQRTKTNARTRKGPKRTVAGKKKAGRK
- the rpsK gene encoding 30S ribosomal protein S11; the encoded protein is MPPKTRSAVRKPRRKEKKNVSHGQAHIKSTFNNTIVSITDPSGAVISWASGGDVGFKGSRKSTPYAAGMAAEAAARKAQEHGMKKVDVFVKGPGSGRETAIRSLQSAGLEVGSIQDVTPQAHNGCRPPKRRRV
- a CDS encoding DNA-directed RNA polymerase subunit alpha; the protein is MLIAQRPTLTEEVISEYRSRFSIEPLEPGFGYTLGNSLRRTLLSSIPGAAVTSIRIDGVLHEFSTVPGVKEDVTEIILNIKNLVVSSENDEPVVMYLRKQGAGEVTAADIVPPAGVEVHNPDLHLATLNEKGKLEIELTVERGRGYVSANQNKSYEAEIGRIPVDSIYSPVLKVTYKVEATRVEQRTDFDKLVVDVETKPAISPRDALASAGKTLVELFGLARELNVEAEGIEIGPSPTDAALAADLALPIEDLQLTIRSYNCLKREGIHTVGELVARSEADLLDIRNFGAKSITEVKEKLAELNLSLKDSPLDFDPSAAAYYDGDEGDFTEDEQY
- the rplQ gene encoding 50S ribosomal protein L17 yields the protein MPTPTKGPRLGGGPAHERLILANLATSLFEHKRITTTEAKAKRLRPLAERLVTFAKRGDLHARRRVMTVVKDKSVVHELFVEIAPQMAERQGGYTRITKIGPRKGDNAPMAVIELVLEPVSPKQAVVREATKAAAKAAPKAEEPKAEETVEDTTEAPAEEVTEAPAEETTDEADKA
- a CDS encoding alpha/beta hydrolase gives rise to the protein MTVPVVLVHGLRTSRTMWRVQVEALQAYGCPVVAVDLPGHGTRRGEAFTLDGAVQTVADAVDGLGGRALVVGLSLGGYTAIAHAARHPGQVAGLVAAACSTRPLVALVGAWALLARGIARLPDAGEGLNQGLVSRVLPVEAARDAAAGGFALEVMDDVLREMRAATPVADLARVEAPVWLVNGRFDHFRGEERRFLRACREGRLVVIPGATHLVSLTAPVPFTRAVLDAVDVVAARGSGSAAAPL